The genomic stretch AGGTTGTGAAGACTGTTCAGTCTTGCTACGCTCACTCCTCAGTGGCATTCTTTTGGGTAGTTCTAATCCGCAAGCCCCGTGGGATCTTCCAGAGGCATCATCAGAAGATGATACAATTGCTCTCTCTGGCTCCATTCTGAGAGCGCATGTTCCTCTTGTTTCATTTGTTTGTATTTCAGTCTTGGAAGCATTGTTCTGCACTGGACTGTTTAATTCTACAGTAAACTGCTGGTTCTCATTTATATTGTCCTGCTCTCCTACTTTGGAAGATCTTACAATTTGCCCGTCAGGTACAGTTGGGTTTTCCTCCATTGATTGagttttttcaatgtttaattCCACTGTTGTCTTTTGGACAGTGCTCACTGGAGACTTTTCAGGGGTTACAGGTGGAGGAGACTCTGCTATAGGAGCAAAAGATGAAGGAGACAGTGGTGGAGGAGGAGGGGTAGCACTAGATTTCGGAGGTGCAATGGATGAGCTTACATTTGAAGAAGGTGCTAGTCCAAGAGTTTCATCTGTTTTCTGGAAAGCTGATCTTAGCTGCCGTTTTGTTCCAGTCGGTTTAATTTGCTTGGGTTTCTTGAAATGTTTGGATTTGGAAGAGACCTCAGTTATTGGCTTTTCTGGTAAATTAGAAGGTGAGGCTTCCGTTATAGTGTTTTCTGGTAAATTAGAAGATGATAATAGGTTATCAGGTGTTTTCACAATGGATTCTGTTGGTATTTCGCTTTCAGTGGTATTTCTAACCAAGTTGTTGGTTTCAGTTGACTCAACAAAAGCCGGTTTCAGCTCCTTCCGAGTTTGTTTTATTGGGCTTTTCATTGGTGAGGTGCTACTGGAGTTTGGTCGATGTCGCAAACTTCTGTCAGAAGCTGATACGGGTTTCCCATTAACATAACCCACGATTACAGTCTCAGCTTGTTGTAACCTTGTTGGCAATTGGATCACACTGCCTTTTTTTCTACGCCAAGGAGGTAATTCTTTTAAAAGACTATCAAGTGTCTTTGAAGAAATATCATCCGGTTCTTTTACTGTAAGAGTAGGCACACTTTCAACAACAGCTGTTGGGTTTGTTAGCTCAGTCATTATCGGCTCCTCAGCTAAACCAGACTCCTTCGACACTCCTGTCTCTTCGGTGTTTTCAGGGAGCATCTCCTGTTGTAGTTCACTGGGCGTCTCATCATCTATCTTCGTTTCAATCGCTATATGATTTGTGGGTGATGGTTTGCTTGTATGGAGGGGAAGAACCTCACtgctttgtattttattatcTAAAAGCTGAGATTCAACTGTTGCCGTGCTGATGTTTTCCGATGTATCTGGTTCAGCTGTTTCTGACATTACTTCATCACTAGAATTTTTCGTTTCAGGTTCATTCTCCTTTACGGCGTCAAATGAAGCATTGGCTACCCTTTCTTCACTTATACTCAGTTTTGTGACAGGCAGTTCTTCTGGTTCTGAATGGGTTAGTTGGTCATTCGCGTTGGTATTTGTTCTGTGTTCGTTAACTGAAGTTTCTATTTCAGAGTTCATAAACGGTAAGGGGTCCTCTAACTTGCTTTGAGCTTGATCTGTCTGGCTAGTTTCTACTACAGCAAACGTTTCTGCTTCACTGGCGGCCATTTCGACCATATCTCCTGTCCGTGATAGTATCTCCACATCAGCCTGTTGTAAGGGTGTCCCCTCACTAATAGTCTCGATACATGCTCCAGCAAAAGGCATATCTACCGGGGGAACACCTACAGGTTTGGAAAGGATTTGTTTGGGGGTAACCAGTGTAATCACCTCTGGCATCTGATTAGGTGAAGTAGCCCTGCCTGCCAATGTGCGTACagtttttaactcccaaatttcatcCGAATACAAATGTCCCCTCGTGCTCTTTCTTGCATTACGACGGGGAATCAAATGAGTTTGATCTTTAAAACACTCGGTAATTGGTTTGTTAATGTAAACGATGTCACAGTGGCCAACATCAGGATCAACAGTCCTATAatgagcatgtttagtgtgttgaTTGGAGGATGGCCGGATTGTCTTTCTGGCAGTCTGAGGGGAGTCTGCGGTAAGACCCTCGGGAACTGAAAAATCTTTAGTTGGAACACCTTTGGCTTGCCATGCTGCTCCTCTCTGCCTCGGATGATGCATTGGACTTAGCTGATGTTGCCTTTTCAGCGATGAGCTGAGTCTAGCGCTAGGAGTTTCTATTCTTTTCAGTGAACGTGCGTTACTTTGCTTGACTTCAAACAAGTCAGAGTCAGACGTAAGCGAGGTCGTTAGCACACAAGATAACTTTTTTCCAGCAGCGACATTACTGCTTTTCAAGATTTTCATCTTAAGGGGTGCATGATCACCATGACTGTTGTTCTCGGTGTCTACGGGGAGGAGTACCCGGTTGTTCTCTGACCCAGAGCTATTATCCAACACAGGGTAAGCAGCAGCAGATCTTGTCAATGGAACTACATTCTCTGGAACACTTTCAATGATACTATTGCTTTCAATAGAACAAGACATATCTAAAACTTCTATTTTTTGTGTGGAATTGTTCGGACACTCCAGAAACGACATTACTGGTGTGACTTTGTCTGATTTTGGAGTGGAGCATTTTGCTCCCTGGATTCCAGAGTCCCTACTTCGCCATGTCTTGGAGGCTGCGACCTCCGTCTGCAGGAAAACTAAGGCATCGACAATCGTTCTCTGGTGGCGACGGCAGAGTTTGGTCATGAACTGTTCTAGTGTTGAGGTGGACTGGAGTTCTTTTGCCTTTGAAATACGCACGTCTTGACATTCACTGCGGGAAACAAGATAGAAAAGAAATGTGACattacaaaaaaagcatttattcatacgaATTTATAGGGTAATGAAAGAGGTCTTGATGTGAATACAAAcgagcattaaaaaaagtttgtcaTTGCATATTTATTAGAAGAAtaagtgatttttttaaagtcaatttAAATCCAGTGAACTTGACCAATTACAATGTTACAATTAtgaccatctttttttttttttttacacactatTTTTCACATAAAGAAAATCGTACACATGCACAAGACTTTAAAACAAGTTACTATTTCTATCACTTGAAAGAGCAAATACATTGGGGCAATTATAGAATACATACATTTGTCACTGTTTTATGtcgtgcaaataaaaatatataaacacaAGTGCTCTTCAAATAAAATCAACAGAATATTAAAGTGAGtatcagatatatatatacatatcagCTCACAGAAATGTTAGagacaaaaggggaaaaaaataatatgtggTAGTTCATAAATATTTGCTGACATTGTGTCAGCGAGGTAGTTTTGCGCACAAAATTCTTAAATGGCATAGTTTGCTTTTTATTACATCTGTTTATAAGATTCTGGTAAATGTTATTTGGGAGAAAACCTAGATTACGCTGTGGTCTAGCAAGGAACACAAAAGATTAGATGGATTCCTGAGACCCTTACAATAGACTAGAATGcaatacattttttgaaaatgccCAATTAGAACCTGTAActttacagtccctgacaaaagtcttgtcgcttatccattttgtagaaacaattgctaataaccttttaattattcaaatggtttcagaaatggctcatatgaaagctaagaccctcccaaatgatgttgaatttacaaaaatgtatttgtttcactggaaaaagattgatcatttaatgaagacattaaggtacaattttggcaagacaaaagttttgtcgcctacagaaagtagtagaggcgtgtgaaatttccgattcgtagattattcgcgattcggccgtggaagattcgagaacgattcacaaatatccaaattccgattattgaattataccaggtaaagtggaagtaaaatacagtcagtgcggtctttgggacgcaatgaggaacggactcatgccgctagataaaaaaacaatcacagcTGAATCtagctttaaatgatgaaatagtgttcaaactttgacaaaagtagacagaagggaaattatggaataacgggagcaatttttacaactgtaacagttgattcacaacattaaattaattgaatgtagttaaaagctgctgatacagaatggggactggagttttttatttaatgttatttttgcatatttgtttactgttatatgttaacttgatactgatatagtagtttggtttagcctgagaggatttttgaacaattttggaactaatgtacaaaacttaaaaaaaaataataataataaattaaattaaaaaaacaaaaaaaggaggatcaataatcatataatgcatcaataatcgttttataattgaatcagagcctctgaatcgtaatcgaatcgttagttgcccaaagattcccagctccaaaaagtagtgtgaaaattgaacaaaaaaatgtacttcaaatacaaaaatatgttacataacataaccgaattaagtagtggtgctgtgagattcaaatgtaatattttgtaagacttccatgggcttgaaggactgcatccatgcggttcggcaaggattcatacaatttattgatgaagtcatcaggaacatcaaagaaagcagtcttgcatgcctcccagagttcatcaacattcttgggtttcgtcttccatgcttcctctttcatcctgttcatgtctggaggAAGTtgatctttgccttgaggaactttgaggtagagattaaagtatgtgatggagcaccatcctgctgcagaatttgtccctttttatggttaggaatgcaagaggcagctaagatttgttgatatttcagactatttatgttgccttccaccctgcagatctctcgcacacccccatactggatgtaaccccagaccatgattatgccaccaccaaacttcactgttttgtcgcaaaaggtggatttttcagataaaTTTTccgttgaattacaccacagtcgccacaaatattgcaggagattcactcagaaaacagtccttcaagcccatggaagtcattcaaaatattaaatttgaatctcacagcaccactacttaattctctTATGTTACTTAACatgtttgtatttgaagtacattttttgttcaattttcacaacactttctgtaggcgacaaacattttctcttgccaaaatttgaccttaatgtcttcaataaatgataaatcttttttcagtgaaacaaatatattttgtacattcaacattatttgggagggtcttagctaagtgagccatttctgaaaccaattgaataattaaaagtcaggttattcgcaattgtttctacaacatGGATAAGAAACAAGACTTTTGGCAGggactgtatactgtatgtactgagTGGCTACACTTTGAATTTGggcaaaaacattgtttttcacTTATAAATGAAATGAGAAGCTATAGACTTTCCACCACATCAGTTACATCGAGTCTGTTTCCTTACACAAAGCATTACATTTTTTCCAGTTGCTTTGGTACGattctcagatcagaattgaaattctcagaactacttgttcaatcctcacaatATCGTATCCCtagtgcacatcaaaaaagcagtttctcatttctttgaccaagttgcagatgtttttgtgcatccatgcaaatgattttgtacaATCCTCTGCTGTTTCCTACATAATTAGTTCCATCTGTCATGATggttaaaatggattatcatgggtctctattgaatagtctcaccacccacaaCATTTAGTCATTACTTTAGTGCATAagtctttacatgcaaaatgcaTGACCATGTCAGAATATGTCAACGTGTGTGCTTATTTCTAAGCATTTTTGTTACTTATTTTACGCAACTTATTTTAACCTGCCAAAATTTGTGATAGCTTGGgacaataggggtgtgacaaattaTCGAAATGgccatatatcgtgatactttgtatccccaaaggttatcgatatgcttctgccaagaatcgagatatggcggaaaacacagacaagactgaaaaagcagtttctgctcttgcactcctctttaaaagaaactggtgtattttaagacaaaacaactgttgcgtttgatagaacaatatgtctatatgctgccatagcagattcatggcacatgaagcccccaaactacttttaatttgtccgttttaccctgaaaacccc from Corythoichthys intestinalis isolate RoL2023-P3 chromosome 10, ASM3026506v1, whole genome shotgun sequence encodes the following:
- the wu:fc17b08 gene encoding mucin-2 isoform X1, which produces MASQCKRQQCSIDRRGFRQELDSWRHKLIHCVGFESILEGLFGTELVEDLQLFKDLEPVAVSDWSFDENCLFCCFRRDKVKEHLISLSSEDSLQDPLKPLVVKDQTTISKLEKQAEEFLNAVLCNKDVPSFTDPHIPVVAREILQKMIRQFATEYTSKTSSPQDSGSAPKPSSDQSRQTPSVASEAQPGSPGPTVAGPAHSHNPVLSKLLMADQEAPLDLTIKKTPSEPSEQDGVLDLSIKKSRHSLPLPSPRLSPKVYTIKGECQDVRISKAKELQSTSTLEQFMTKLCRRHQRTIVDALVFLQTEVAASKTWRSRDSGIQGAKCSTPKSDKVTPVMSFLECPNNSTQKIEVLDMSCSIESNSIIESVPENVVPLTRSAAAYPVLDNSSGSENNRVLLPVDTENNSHGDHAPLKMKILKSSNVAAGKKLSCVLTTSLTSDSDLFEVKQSNARSLKRIETPSARLSSSLKRQHQLSPMHHPRQRGAAWQAKGVPTKDFSVPEGLTADSPQTARKTIRPSSNQHTKHAHYRTVDPDVGHCDIVYINKPITECFKDQTHLIPRRNARKSTRGHLYSDEIWELKTVRTLAGRATSPNQMPEVITLVTPKQILSKPVGVPPVDMPFAGACIETISEGTPLQQADVEILSRTGDMVEMAASEAETFAVVETSQTDQAQSKLEDPLPFMNSEIETSVNEHRTNTNANDQLTHSEPEELPVTKLSISEERVANASFDAVKENEPETKNSSDEVMSETAEPDTSENISTATVESQLLDNKIQSSEVLPLHTSKPSPTNHIAIETKIDDETPSELQQEMLPENTEETGVSKESGLAEEPIMTELTNPTAVVESVPTLTVKEPDDISSKTLDSLLKELPPWRRKKGSVIQLPTRLQQAETVIVGYVNGKPVSASDRSLRHRPNSSSTSPMKSPIKQTRKELKPAFVESTETNNLVRNTTESEIPTESIVKTPDNLLSSSNLPENTITEASPSNLPEKPITEVSSKSKHFKKPKQIKPTGTKRQLRSAFQKTDETLGLAPSSNVSSSIAPPKSSATPPPPPLSPSSFAPIAESPPPVTPEKSPVSTVQKTTVELNIEKTQSMEENPTVPDGQIVRSSKVGEQDNINENQQFTVELNSPVQNNASKTEIQTNETRGTCALRMEPERAIVSSSDDASGRSHGACGLELPKRMPLRSERSKTEQSSQPTPQSPPDNKKLSLRSQRFTSTTTDVLSASKKNTEVTSLPGAAGKKITRNQLKGSSVSTASASPVMGHRHHPRKQAKTFLETLTREENQQLLTNLNLKYDKMQKGWLQIDKDGQTTAKHKNKADRQAAIWKSKRRARKPKSIEHQKFSPVQMLFMKDFSISHICSWFLESTETKSLIIVKKVNTRLPSETQLCFHSSSSGSCASQGVFPSLQAERLKKHLKKFAVTSPVKSNPKSQKLIAKALEQETASVKGKDRREPPSATQTSNQSDIHVDAPGHGASQKATGKPKNPASARILRKYTNIREKLQVQQTNVNLKGISKSLKDNSLKRISAESASELAANPPAKATKMTVIAAKPMKAQKMLNRKKIPQKRVMRHRAAKAQHVSQVRCSRRLSTVFALSKKKVGKKASEVAESKANAEKHQINDSQEKGENKDVTEADLKSADAKPSNVLDQVLTRSQRKMEAESKKPKIAKELADHKAARKVEDMGRKGVMKRNRSAIVSRTRSQELMATPAKRSRVSR